The Cryptomeria japonica chromosome 2, Sugi_1.0, whole genome shotgun sequence region tccaacgagttaaacgactCGTAATTTCGAGTCttgtgcagaaagttatgcctagttaaacttaggacaaattttatatagttttttgaaaaattacagagttttagattttattatgtaaataaacctgatatgactgttggtttttcgattctcaaggagttgttggtgacccttggaatcccttggactactatatgttggattttcgaattgaatacaatacttttggcttgcttcaattctgtattatcttgttcatccacaacaccGCAGGTTCTCACTTGAGTGTTGtcgtccgaatccataattcgAATCAATTATGCTTAGCCACAAATATTTGTCTTTTAAGTATTTGATAACATTTTTAAACAGCATTATATTTGTACTTGTTACTTATCTTTAAATACTATTATATGCAAAATTGATATCTTTCGGCTATTTAAAACACCCTTAAATGCTGCCATATGCATGACACGAGTCTCTCAATCACCACGCGAGTCCTCCACTGTTTTGGGTGGAGAAGAAATTTAGTGTTTCTACTGATATGTACTGTACTTTTCAATAAAATACGACAAAATCCACTTACCAACTGTGACTGACACACAGATCGTTTCCATAACACAGTGTTAATGACTCTTCAATGGGATTAGTGATAGTTGCTTCCATTGGAGAAAGTTAATAGGTAAGCTTTAAAAGGAAGCGAAAGAACAAGCTAGCCAGGAAATAAATAATGTTCTCGTTGATGGGAACAGAATGCAGGTGTGGATGATATTTATCTTACAGAAAGCTGCCTCAATCCATCAGCCAGGCATCACAGGAGGGTTTCACTCCACAATGCATCAATTGGGTATTGTTGGTGTGGCAGTTTGGCATTTCGGTTGTGTTTTGTTCTTCTTATATCAGCTGGAAACTGTGTTGGGTGATGTGGGAAGGCCATTGGAAGCTTCAAATAACATATGCAGGCAGCTGATGACCATGGAAGAAAAAGATTTTGAGTTTCCTAAGAGGGTTGTGGTTGACCCAAGTCTGAAATTCCCTAATCCAAGGCTTAGGAATGCTTACATTGCTCTCCAAGCATGGAAATCTGCTATTTCCAGTGATCCTTCCAATGTGACTGGCAACTGGGTTGGAGCAAATGTGTGCAGCTACAATGGTGTTTTCTGTGCCCCTGCATTGGACAACAGCAGCATTCAAGTTGTAGCTGGCATTGATCTGAATCATGCAGACATTGCAGGCTATCTTCCACAGGAGCTTGGTCTGCTCACAGATCTTGCCTTGTTTCATGTCAATACCAATAGGTTCTGTGGCATTGTGCCTCACAGCTTCAGGAAGCTCAGACTGCTGTTTGAGCTGGATATGAGCAATAACAGATTTGTTGGGCCATTTCCCAATGTATTCATCTCGTTGCCTTCATTGAAGTACTTGGACATTAGATTCAATGATTTTGAAGGTCAGCTGCCATCTCAGCTCTTTGACAAGAATCTGGATGCCATCTTTGTTAATAACAACAGGTTTCAGTTTGATATTCCATCCAATCTGGGGAGCTCCCCTGTTTCTGTTGTTGTTCTGGCCAACAATCAACTGAAGGGATGCTTGCCTTCCAGCATTGGCAACATGGCTGCTACTCTGAATGAGATCATTGTTCTCAACAACAACTTATCAGCCTGCCTGCCTTCTGAGATTGGTCTGTTGACATCTGTGACAGTTTTTGATGTGAGTTTCAACAAGTTTGTAGGTACTCTGCCAATCAGCATTGGGGGAATGGTGAGCTTAGAGCAGCTGAATGTTGCACACAACATGCTTTCAGGATTGATTCCTCAGATCATCTGTGCACTGCCCAACCTGATCAACTTCACATATTCCTACAACTTCTTCACAGGGGAGGCACCCAGTTGCTTGGCTCTGCCATCCAGAGGAGTCGTGTTCAATGACCGGTCCAACTGCATTCCTGGTAGGCCTGCACAACGTTCTTTCAGGCAATGTGCTTCATTCCTTTCTCGTCCAGTTGATTGTTCTTCATTTAGGTGCAATGCTTTTCCATCACCAACTCAGCGATCTCCTGCTCTTCCATCTCATCACCTCCTGTTCATCATTATACTCATCCTCCACCCCTGCATTATTCACATCCTCCCATTCATCATTATACTTATTTTCCACCACCTCCAGAAGATGATTCCGATCCAATAGAGAACTGAATGTGACAGATTTAGGCAAGAGGCTATTCAGCCAACTAAAATGAAGTCATATAAAGgagaacatttaattttttttaactccTTGTATTAGCTGCGATTTAGTTGGTTAGAGTCGTTAAAATGTATTGAAAGAATTATTAGATGGAAAAATATATTAGTAAAAAAATTGGAAGCTATTAATGTATGTGTGCAATTGCATTCTTGAAGTTGTAATAAAGAATTATTTCTATAGATTATaggagtttgaaaaaaaaaattcaataaattatATATGAATATTTTATAAAGGTCATTTATCTTGAAAAGGTCCAAAATCACATGAATTCAAGGTAGACATTCAAATAGTGTAAATGTTTGAGTATGTTAATGAAAACTATTAAAAATTTATATACTAACTCTACAAAATATTTATGttcatgattatttttatttacataaattaataaatcattttcacaaaataacTTTACCAAATAAAATAGCACATATACAAATAAATAATACTCTTAGAATAATTATATAGTTAAATatgtaataaataatttatttcaaatataatatttcaaaagtaagaaaaataaaatagtATCTAAAAATTTAGATATTAGCAATAAGTTACAAATACATATCTAATATTTATTATGGACAAGTGTAGAATCATAATGAGTTAAAAAATAGCAATAGATTAAAAAAATGTGTCTTTGCTTAGCCAAAATCTcaaaacaattttttaattttttgtagggGTCGAATAAAAGATTATTTAGGTTTAGTAGGTCTCAATTCTTCTAAAACGTTTTAAATGCTATAACCTTCTAGTTTGTCAAAACATAAACATTGGGAAAAAAAAGAAGGCAAAGAATAATGGATATCAAATAAGACATAACAAAAAATAGATATGTTAAAGTCAAAATTTCTTCTAGGATCAAGAATTATCTACAAATAGTTTTTtggtttttgaattttgattttttgttaaaattaaatcaaaattgtcTATGCGATATAATGTTTTCAATTTTTGGTTTTAAGCATAGTTTTGAATTCAAGTTCAAATGTGACTTAGTAATTTTCTTTcatctgatgatggatcatgtagtatgatctaaaatgttgatgatgaaaagATTTCACACACAATTTAAACCAAAAGTGGAAAAACTAACCTTCGTTGTGTTTTAAATTTTTAGATTTAATTGTATATAGTTTAATAAGATGTTTTAAATTGTAATTTGTAGGTTTTAAATTTGAGCTAAGTAATAGCTCAAAATCCAAACCCTTCTCCAACAAAGCATCGAACAATTGAaaaataattaatgaattaaataaaattataaaattttatcaTCATCACCTTTGATCAACTTTAATGACATCCAACTTAGAGGGAACTGTCGACCATGTTCAAATCCTCACAAGGCAACATGAGCTATTTTGGTAATGACAAGCCAAGAGAGTAGAATATTGTATCAACTTATCATATGACTAAGTGAAAGATTTAGACACTACCAAAGTCAATTAATAGTGCAATATGTTGTCAAACCTAAACCCAAATTGCATGTGGATGTACTTAagtctattttttaattaaatggtgCACACATCAAGGTATCACTAATGATTTTTAATAAATCACCCAACAACTATCTTGATGTACctttatatttttgtaaattatatgTAGAGTTTATATTAAAGATCACCATGtgaattattttgattttaaagaTTCCCACATAGTAGGTAAAGGAATGTCTCAAGATAAACTTGGGACATTGAGCATGGTGCAAGGTCTATATGTTCTTTCCATCTCATCCCTTTCCCACCTAGTCATCATTGTAGATGCAACACTTAATTTTCTTTTCATACTCTTTGATCAATCAGTTGATTACGTAGAATTCTCAACTAGCATGATCACATGATATTAATTTTCATAGTAGATCAATAGAGATTCTCAAACCCTCATTATACACACATGTTTGTGTGCCTTATCATTGTAGTATAAGGAATTGGTTGCACCAAGATCCTATTGGTGAGATTAGTAAGTGACCCTTTAACATATCTAAATATGATGTCCTTCATATGTCACTTTTATGATTTAAGATAGCAAGGTCTAGAACAAAAGTCAAGACATCAAAGATAAGAAAACAAGCAAGGACATTAGGGACTAGAGTAGAAGAGGAGAAAGGTCAATCTTTCTTTTAGGTAAAATTAAAATTTCTTTCATATTGTATATCATTTGAATTTAATTTAGAAATATTAGTATTAATTTATCTAAGTTGGATAGCATTGATAATAGAGGAGAAGCTTAAAAAAATCTTCATGATACTCTTTCTCATGTGAAATTTGGCCTAGACTTGATGGTATGATTTTTTCTATGCATCTaacatatttttattatatattttttaattttaaatattaatttatatctTGATGTTATTTTACTTTTATAGTCTATTTTACTTTTATAGTCTATTCAAAATGTGAATGATGTAGCACCTTGCCAATACATTTTAGTAGAACTCTTGGTCATCATAAGGGACCATAATTTAAAAGTTGATTCTTATAATGACAATAGAAGTTAAGGTGACTGAATTGAATTTTACTTTAATTGAGAACTTATAATTGATTAGAATTATTTATAAGTTGGTTTTAAAGTTATTATAATTATATGCATACATACAGTCTTATGTTCTTGTCATTTTTCATACATCAAATCCTAGTTTGTTCAACTAAATGATGAATCTATCAATAAAAGTAAGAGGCCTCATTGGTGGTATATGTTTTTTCAATCAATATACAAGTTTATGTttagtattttatatttttatttatacatctaACCTCTTTTTAatttatgcattttcatttttgtcaATAATTGTATATTATTtaatatgaatgttattatattttttagCTTGGAAATGTAAAACTACGTAGAATCTACTATTATACCACAATAAACTAGAAATTATAATTTCACAAGTACACCAATGGAACTATTTAGAAATCAATAAAAACAGAGATTATACCTTGAAAACAATTGAATATTTCTTTAGACCCATTGTGTTCTATCTCTCGAGATCTTGTTGTCAATATTTTTCTCTTAGAACTTTTGCACAAATGATTCCAAGATGACTTCAATTAGAATGAGCTACATGCTAATTGGAATGCAAAGTGGATTGACTCTACAAATTCAGAGCTAAAATGGTGAcgatgaaatgatatgaaaatgatgtggagatgaagctacaatgataatgtGAACTATGAATATGATGAAGCTACAATAATAATATGATACTAAGCTAATTGTTAATGATTTAGGCCAATGGCACACTTTTGGAAATTTCTATGATCTCTTGACAACATAAAAAGCACTTGATATTCATTATTTTATATTAACCAAAATAGGGATTAGAGGTCtctttttatagaaaattcaaacaatggatgactaagattgatttggttgacttgtgaaagagaaagaaagaCGATTTTCCTCTTTCATTGACAATGTGGAGGAAAAGGTGGGAGGAGAGACCACATGTCATGATAATCTCAATGAccatgaggaagaagaggaagaaacatTCCAAGTTGTTGGAATGTGAGAGAGAAGGTAGGCCTTATAAGATATTTTCTCGTGAGTCACCTTTGACCATGATGAGGTGGAGAGACAAAATTCCTTAGAATAGGGAAGTTGGAGAATGAATAGGAAATGGGATGACACATAAGTCTCCACCTCCTATTGACTAGGGAAGGGTGTTGAAGATAATGaggtaattaaatattaaattaaaagtacaaagctgtgtcacacttttacaaaggaaatggtcaatgttgattcaattttttaaagtaaatcaatagaaattgaaatatatgttttgaattttgaaatgatgtaaactaataaaatttatattcatttgtctattttatgtttttaattttaacaaaaattttaaaaactatttgaatgtagttttttataaagtaaacactgtaatagcctaaaaatggtcatctaaaccataggccccctaatctcgatttcatcaccaaggtcctaaccaaaggcaattaaaattaattttgagcacACAGTTTATTtcttaatcatcaaatgtcacatggaaaattaatcactctgaattaattaaataaatatttaattaattgatcgtTTCAAGTAactatttttaaacaattatcctatttattttattaaatatcctagaatatttaattaaataaatcaatttgccattaaatcatcaaaaaaggaatttattggaaaaaagaattaaaatttgagaaaagaaatcaaatggagataatcttggaaatcaaattaaaatttggaaaaatctcataaaagcaattaaaacaattaattctcaaaattgaatgaaatagagaataaatcagttttttctgattttgtcttaattttagttcgatttcctttaaaactgagaaaagaagccaatcacatcaattcacctggattgtgcttcttcttggaaaatcttgaccactcatcatcatttgatctcagccattggtttcttttttaattttctacaaattcaggctctcatctcctaatcaaggatcctggagaatatattgttatcatattgtttttgctctaggttcattaagatttcatattgagaatatttgcttattagttattgcatatttgttaactcgtttagcttaaatattcagtcatagcttaatcatgttagcataatattcattaatattgcatatcttgcatttatctagcttaatcttgcatccatttagctcaatttcgtactcatatagattaaatccttcgtttatgTGTTGTGTAGGCAgtggtattgcatataaaaatctgagagcgaGACTAAatttgcatctactagaaggcaataggtcgctttgtgatggtttattattcattgttgatttatttactaaccatgcatctaatgacttaattgaagtgttgtgtattccagatacagatacggtccacttttcacacacacaaacactataatttagttgttgatataatattgaaattgaagttacacaagccaccacactttaattagtaaattttacttttttttcataaatttttttgtgtatattgataacttgaaactttagtgcatggatatattttttactattttttataaattatatttttcaataaatttgaaaagttgtgtgtgctgaaatataactctttccaattcccaccagattttttcttaactatttatccaaattagaaaagaattatatcatcttggcatagattcctttctctactgcatcatatttttttaaaaaaattcaaaattttagtatttttccttgacaagataatcgaccttatattttagtgttgatgacctactttcaataaaaataaaatataaaatataataaactatttaaaatattaaaagatatatgttTTGGaatattcacttatagatctataaaaaggtatttttacattttaaaaaaaaaattatttataagagtaggagttgttgaaacatcgagtttttttatttttttggcaattagacccaaagtggtataaaatatacatttagtagacacttccaattggaaaagttgtggtccatatataacttatctataatgaatctataaaGATAATATGTTTAACTAAAATTAATttctagttagaattacttaaattcaattgtgttgataagttagcctgaaatgtggcatagttttgtgcttttacccattagAATATTTAATTTTGCTAGCCACAAGAGAATAAGGTAGCAAGTGAGGTGGAAAGGTGATGCGACTTTAGAGACTTAACTTTGtctttagaggaataattaaataatttttaattaatggAGACTTTAGAAGACTTAAGACAATCAAATAAATTGGCATTTATTTAGTCATAAGAAGAATAAACTAGGAATGAATCATATaagtgaattaaataatttattcattgatagaggaatattaaatattatttaattaatttatctcaagccaattttaggtgtatacattttgcccctctttgagtcaatGTGTTTTAttacgttgtttcaaagaataaaaatTCAAACATTGATTTATTGCCCTAGTATAGGTTTTAATGCCACTGGTATGCCCCCTAAAGAGATCAGACGGtgaatgaatttttttgaaaaaataaaagagcAGACGGTCTCACGATATTgagaatgataatgataatgataagcTTGATTAGGTAAAAAAAATGATGCAATAATGCCTCGGGACATTTATTTTTACTCATCCAATGTACATGCCCCATACATGTCCAGTTAGGGTTCATTTGGTTATAAATAGTGGCTACAGGGCCCATTCCACCTCATTTGCACACGTGGCTTTAGTTGATTGGTTGTGGAGAGGAGAGTGAAGTATAGTAGAGTGTCCCTTTTTGGCAATATGTAGGAATTAAttaggtgttttcattgatgtcaacactggtcCGACTAGTTACTGACCTGTTCCGGTTGGTTTCTGACCTACTCAGGTTTGACATGGTTTTGGCTGAGGTTTTCAGAGatttgatccagtatgatcagattgttggatttggtttttgATGGTTATTCAACATGATTATATGTttttcatattcagttggttcatgatttggtgcttcggaaGCTATCATTTATGTTCTGGTTTGccggttgatattcttggtaccggttggcgatactggttggtgatatttgatgaaatggataattggttttggtttggcttctagaaatggttcataATGttttgaaggtgttcttgatcgtgtcctaattgtttggtggctttgcattggctagcgtgatgatttggtgatcctatttggatccgattagtTATTTTGTGTTATTAACACCGAGGGTTTCTACCGGTTTGCATAACATGATGCATTTGGTCTTGGCAGAATTTTCGGTGGTTATAATTgtttaggaatttgaattaggtccatgctatgtaatgtaaatcataatatttgtcTGGTGGTATCATTtgttgtaatttttgtaattatgggttatgGGCTTAGGGTTtaactgaccttgttatcaaggttgatgatctgtatatataggtgatatattcatgtaatttgtgtggtattcttatgtctgcattattagagagtggtttatgtgcgaacaaggttatatcattcggGGAAGGTTTGAGGAGATtttggtattgcagggcagacatctgtgcttaaccagaactgtatcaagcataaggagatgctatttccacAGTTCATTTCCTCCATTGTAGTCCAATGTctatgtaagtcagtgaaacttcccttttgtgttgagcagtgtgctctaggcggttggcttgattgcaagtgcaatccccattgtaatattttacatactactacagaagtattatctaactgtgggtagggtttcccaccgtggtttttcccttaaccgggctttccacgtcaaaaatattggtgttgtgtgttctatACTTTCATGCTTTATTTTTCACCATTCTATTTTTATTGTGCTTcggtagaaggtttataatttaCAATAATTGTTTAGcttgtagaaaactgattcaccccctctcatttttcctctgGTTCATTCTAACAATTAGAATCAGAACTtgttaataattggtatcaaagtgagctcctctctgcaaaagcttaaccgcttgaggagatccgatggcatcaagttcttcatttaatccctaccagaaggagagtcctggatttgatggtacaaattacaaattatggaaggagcgaatgaagattcattagagatgtcttggagctaaagtttgggagatagtagaaAAATGATATACACCTCATGCTCATAATTCTAGAACTTCAAAACCTGCTGATGAACATAAAAGAGGTGATAATGATGTCAAAGCAAAAGAAGCACTGTTACGTGCCCTATCTgatgagaagttgttgaatgtcatagagctaGAAAATGCTAAGAAAatatggttgaagcttgaaactctatatgaaggcgAC contains the following coding sequences:
- the LOC131070220 gene encoding leucine-rich repeat extensin-like protein 4 → MHQLGIVGVAVWHFGCVLFFLYQLETVLGDVGRPLEASNNICRQLMTMEEKDFEFPKRVVVDPSLKFPNPRLRNAYIALQAWKSAISSDPSNVTGNWVGANVCSYNGVFCAPALDNSSIQVVAGIDLNHADIAGYLPQELGLLTDLALFHVNTNRFCGIVPHSFRKLRLLFELDMSNNRFVGPFPNVFISLPSLKYLDIRFNDFEGQLPSQLFDKNLDAIFVNNNRFQFDIPSNLGSSPVSVVVLANNQLKGCLPSSIGNMAATLNEIIVLNNNLSACLPSEIGLLTSVTVFDVSFNKFVGTLPISIGGMVSLEQLNVAHNMLSGLIPQIICALPNLINFTYSYNFFTGEAPSCLALPSRGVVFNDRSNCIPGRPAQRSFRQCASFLSRPVDCSSFRCNAFPSPTQRSPALPSHHLLFIIILILHPCIIHILPFIIILIFHHLQKMIPIQ